In Artemia franciscana unplaced genomic scaffold, ASM3288406v1 Scaffold_6601, whole genome shotgun sequence, the genomic window CGGTTTCCGTAGGGTCAAAGTCGAAGATCATCTTTGTGGATAAGTGCAAGGGCATTCGAAGTAGATGTCCGGACCGTCTTAAGGTTCGCTCAGCTGCTTAGATAGAAAATCGGGACTGCTTGGTGAGCTACAATAGCTTCTCATAGCTCATGAAATCAAACCACCTTAAACCTTCAATCCTTCTCGGGCCCTTCGTCTGGAATACATCGATGGCCTTTAGTATTGTGGTAGATGCATGCCATGtttcagctccgtaaagcattACAGAACCGACAAGGGCGTTGAAAATCCGCAGTTCAGTTGAACGACTGATATTTGGTTTTCGCCAAAGATTACGGTCCAGCCTACCCAGGGCAGAAGGCGCTGGATATCCTTGCTTGCAGCTCGGGCATAAGCGATCCATCTGAGGAAATTGTAGAACCCAGATAGGTGAACCTTTGACAACTTCAATGCTAGTTGTTCTGTCTAAGCTAACTGGAGAATTAACTTAGAAGAAGACGGGTTTATGgccataatttttcttttatatcagTTGATCTGCTGTCCCACCCTTGCGGCCTCTTCTCATAGAATCCGAAGTACTTCCAGCAACTGATCCACGGATTCCGCTAGGATGGCAAAGTCAGCATCTGAGATGACGTGATCCCTAAACTTGAGCCCAAAACTGAGACGTGAAGTTGCCTTTGTCATGGTGTGGTCTATAATGGCATTGAAGAGCTCCTgggccactgcacatccttgACCTACTCCTATTGTGATTTTGAAGAATGGGCTGCGCTGGCCGTTGACTTGAACACAGCTCTCTGTACTTTGGTGTAGAGCTTTGTAGAGTCTGCAGTATTTCTCAGGGAGGCCAGTCGATTCTAGAATCAGCCAAAGGGCTTCTTGGTCCACTGAGTCGAACGCGACACGGAAGTCGCCGAAGGCAAGTAAAGCTTTACGTCGGAACTCCATAGGTTTTTCCATTATCtgtcgaatcgtgaaaatctTTTCGATGGTTGAACGGCCTGACATAAAAGCTGCTTGCTCCGGTCGGTTCAAACTAATGTATGATTAATACCTATCGCATGGATACGCTCATAGTCGAAGAATAGAAGTCCCCCAACAGAGCCTGTTCCACATAAGTTAtctcaaataaaagaaaagagaatgaGTTTACGTTTTACCCTCATCTCCCATCCAGGCCAGGTTTCTATTTTGTCTATACACTACTCTCCATACTTCAAataagagggggggggtatcttTTCTGAGGTCGCTCAGAAGAGCTTCCAGAGAAGAAACATAACAGTGTATCTTTGGGAACTTTAGGTGTTTAGAGAAGAGTCCTTTGGCAACCGCTCTAACGGAATTTTGGCGGTGTGATCTTAAAATTATTGTATATAGCACCTATATGAGTTCTTTGCTTTTGTTAACGTACCAtttgttaatctttttttacatttttagctgaagaaaagaagaaagaggaGACAGCGAAACCTAACGTATTTGCTGGATTTACGTTTGGTAGTCCCAAGCTAAACGAACTGAAACCAGAAGACAAAACCGAACTGAAATCAGACAACGGAAAGAAGAAGAGTGAAGAAGTAACATTGACGAGCATATTGAAAGGAAAAGGTAGTCAAATTTGTTTTACCAAATGAAAACCAAATCGAAATTATCAACTGTAAAATGTTATTTCAtgtaatttatttacaaaaaaaaaatataatgtttcAACTGTCATTTGTTCCCTGAAATTCTGCGAAATTTcgttgatttttaattaaaatcgaatagttatgggcatcaagtcatggcttattgtagaaaaagccaagacaggtaGTCCAATTGATCGAGAGGCATTTCTGGCATTAAACTTCCTTATTAGGATTGCATAGAAaagatgttagttcatttgttaatagatagatgtgtctatctattatccgtccatgcgtcattcctagggcagtagaactaaggtagatagtcatattGAAAAGTCACTATTGAAAACtatctttttcttcaaaaactgtTCTGTTCCATCTTATTTACGCAAGAACAAGGTGAGTTTGTCTTGTCTTTGGAAATGTTGGCACCCAGTTCAAATCATGCTCcagaattagaaataaaagcTCTTATTCAGAAGTTCATAGACACTAGAATGAGCTTCTTACACCCTGTATAAACGGTAGCTTAGTCTTGATTAGAACtattgcgatttttttttttttttgactagaATGAAGAAGCTGAAAATATGTCAGTTCCGTCCCTTTTAATaggaaaaaatctaaaagaggAGAAATGTGATAGACGATAGAGGAATTTGCAAACCATCTAACAGTATTAAAACCATAGCTCCAGTGCCAAAGGCACTTACCTCTTTCACACATCTTTTTCTCATATAAAATATCCATCGTTGgaagtataaaaattaaacccgttttttcttacTATTAATTAATATGTGTATGTGCCCCTTGTCTAATGAAGTGGAAGAAAATCTCAGCTATTATTTAAGCTTTTCTAAGAGCTTTCACAACTTAAAAAGTAATATGTTGGATGATATTGCGCCCTGGTATATTGCCTTTGGCAGAATCCTGCGTATTTCGCATTTTGATTCAATGGGTCCACTACAAGGCGATTCTGCTGTAAGAAGTCTTCCCATTCTAGGACTGATAAAGGGTCAACAATGCAAGTTGAATTTAATAGCTAAAAGGAAATATCTAAGTTCCCTAGCTTGCTTCCACAGCTTCCAATTTACTTCCGGAACTATCAAAcatgttttgtatattttgttagTGTCAAATAGGCTACTtctgaaaatatgaagaaaaaaaaagggctGATAACACCTTTACCAGTTCGCATATTCCCATCTCGGTTTGTAACGGGTAAGACTTTACTTCaactatttgcagatgatacccTCAAAGCCGGAGAATCAACGGGTATGCTGTTTAGCAGTCTTACTGGTAGCACAGAAGCAACATGTTTTAAGAAAACTGACGACTTCAAAGGATTTCCTGGGCAGGGTGCTCCTGTGTTTggtaaacctaaaaaagaaCCCACGCCGTTAGCTGCATTCCCTGGATCGATGGAAAGGAAGGCAGAAGCACCCGAAGAGGAGGTATCCGAAGAGTTTGTCCCTACTGCTGAATTTAAGCCAGTAATTCCACTTCCGGACTTGGTGGAAGTCAAAACAGGTTAGACATTTGTTTATACTTTGAGGATTCTTAAACGTGAGAATAATTTTTGGGGTGATTTAGCGCCAAACACTTTTGTGAGGTTTGAGTAGTGTATCTTAGAGGCTAGGGTGATTACTCCCCCTCCCTGACTTCAGTTACCACTTTGACCGACCGTATGTCAAACAACAAGCTATACAAAAAATGGGGTTCGATCCCACTGTCCTGGACTATCGTGAAAGAAGATTAAGATGGCTAGGACGCTAGGATTCGTTttgcggataaaggatgacagattgccaaagattgtgtTTAGTAGCCATCCATATGGAgccaaaaaaagcaagttttctcCAATGGGGTGGAACGAGGTCGTAAGAAAGGAAATGAATGAAACTGGAACTTCAGGGAAGGggtggaaattaaaactttgaataGCTTCGGGTGAAGGAGGGGCGTGCGTAGTTATGTCGATCTCACTtggcttgatgctgcagtgagaTGTTATTGCTTCTAGTAGCATGAAATGGACAACGGCGATAAAAATCTGAAATGAGAATGGACATTGGCTAGGGGCGAATGCCCCTTATTTTAAAAGACCGACGATCCGGACCAGTAAAGGTTGACAGATTTGGTTGTTTTGCCATTTATATGCGTTTATATATTATAGGCTGAATATTTTTGTTGGCTAAAATGTCTCGGGTTGtattattaaagaaataaatgagcagaaataaagcaataaattaagtcaaactttagagaaACAACAACAATGAATTAATTAACGAAAACAAAATACgaattggaataaaaatgaacaatcaAACTTGAAAATAACGTATTGCTATAAATGAgcaaattaaaacctaaaaaacgaaaattaaaaagaatattcaagataaaattaacgtgttaattttttttacacaacaaaaaacaaaattgctttttttacaataaaaaaacaaaaacaaaaatgaaactaatcTCATGAGATTAGATGGAGCGGTAGCCTACTCGTACCTttggtaatttctggtcgtttaaAGTTGGACttgactttttcttttaatttttacttttttgggttttatatattcattatagtagtatctgttatttttaagtttgacttttcaattttaatttctattcgttttcatttattctttcataCCAAGTTCTGTTCCTTTGAAGTTTCATTTACTTCATGACCATATTTTTACTCGTTCTAGGTTTTGATATcgcttttactttttttttttaacctttttctaatatttattattattattacttttattgaTCCATAAAACAAATAGTGAGAAAAGGGTACACTCTGCATATTGTTGGttcccaaaattttttattctttttggttgCAGGAAAAAGTTGTGCTTTTCTTCGTATTCATTCTACCGAGGACAGGTTTAGTTGTAGCACACGTGACGTGCactgtgatttaaaaaaaatatcggtTATTGTAAGGACCATTTTTTAGAGTGTTAGTTCTTATTATTGGAGGATGTCTTGCTATTAGAGTTTTCACAAAGTTGCGGATACTTAGGGCCTACgacactaaatttaaaaaaaaacaaaaaaacatgaaaataagaGACATTCCCGAATCGGCTTGAATGGTGTAGATGGAGATTTTCTTTCAAGTTCTTTGTTATTATTGCAGGAGAGGACGAAGAAACTGTGCTTTTTAGTAACCGTGGAATTCTATATCGCTTCGATGCAGATACCAAAGAATGGAAAGAAAAGGGCCGTGGCgatttcaaagttttaagacACCAAAAAACTGGCAAGGTTAGGTTCCTCATGCGCCGTGAACAAGTGTTAAAAATCTGCTGTAACCACTTGATTACACCAGAGCTTGAATTGATGCCAATGAATAATTCTGACAAAGCTTTCGTATGGTATGCCCTGGACTATTCCGAAGGggaaatgaaagaagaaaaacttgcgTTGAGATTCAAGCTGCCTGACACGGTAAAGTtctactctctctctctctctctctctctctctctctctctctctctctctctctctctctctctctctctttctctttctttttctctttctctctccatctttctctctccctctctcccccctctctctctctctctccctctcggtatatatatatatatatatatatatatatatatatatatatatatatatatatatatatatatatatatgtacattgTTTCTTTGAAACCAATCCACAATCCTAGGCAGTgcagtaaagagcaatgtggtcacaatgttttgttgttttttagaccagggcacttcgtatcgaagggattgtcgtaaaaacttttgaatgggctcattcgattggaaaatgaaagggctattgccctttttaatagtcgaaagtgattggagggcaactaatcccccttTCACGCCAACCATCTCCACagacacattcaatcaaaattttgagatgttttTGTTGAAAGTAGTAGTTGAGTAGTTGaagtagttgaaagatccggatccaattgtctttgaggatgacaatcccccacagccctcagagcaagggttgtaagctatgccctggggacatttaaggtttacatagaaagggtgatcgtataagctttggagggggctccTTGGAACACAGAAGAATGGAATTGCCAATCAGCAGTCTTAAGTTCCCTTTTTGAGATatagagtgatcggagggtggatacaccccccccccccttgcacacacacacacacacacacacctcgaATTTTCCCTAAATCTGTCTGATAGTAATTTTGAAATGACCATtctgttgtcgtaaaaacttcaaaaagagctcagtctattgaaaattgaaagggctgttgctctttttaatagtcaaaagcgattggagggcaacttacccccttcccacgcccaccatttccccaaacacatctaatcaaaactttgagatgtTATCATTTTTCAGAATGATAACCCCCCCacagcaagggttgtaagttatgccctgggggcatataaggtatatatagaagggggcaagggttataagttatgccctgggggcatatatagAAGGGGGATCGTAAAAACtcaagaaaaggctcatttgattgaaaatcagatgttctagggccctttttaagattcagagtgatcagagggggGACACCcccacctcatattttcccgatatgcatctgatagaaattttgagatggccatttgttgtcgtagaaacttcaaaaagagctcatttaatcggaaattgaaagtgactggagggcaaccaacccctcccacgcccaccatccccccaaacagatccaatcaaaattttgagatagcctttttgttcaacgtagttgaaaggtccggaaattatgtttttgaggatgacaaccctcctTCAGCCCTGAGGGCAAGGATTTAAAGTTCTACCCaggggggcatataaggtatatatatagaaagtgatcgtataaactttggagggggctctttggactggtaatcagaagttatattactcattttaatattcagagtgattggagggtgaaTACCCCCcttccacacacacacacctcgtattatcccaaaatgcatctgatagaaatatTGAGATGTCCAtttgttgtcgcagaaactttgaaaacagatcattcaatttgaaattgaaagggccagtgcctttttaatagtcaaaaatggTTGGTGGGTaactaaaccccctcccactctcaACATTTCCACAAACACAtccaacaaaattttgagatagcccttttgttaaacgtaattaaaaggtcggaaaattatgtctttgaggatggcacccccccccccacacacacacagctcTCAGAGCAAGAGTTGTAACTATAGAATGAGTAATCGTATAAAATTCGGAGGGGACTCAGTGAATTCGTTCATTGAGCCATTCAGTTCGTtcattcagagtgatcggagggtggatacccctcacacctcgtattttccctaaaagtatctgatagaaattttgagaaggccATTGTGGCCGTAGAAACTTTGTAAacagctcattggattggaaatttaaactaccagtgccatttttaatagttgaatgtGATTAGTGGGCTACTAACCCCCCTCCCGCGCCCACCATCCCCCAAGcagatccaatcaaaattttgaaatatccattttgttcaacgtaattgaaaggagcgtaaattatgtctttgatgatgaacccccccccccctcccccccaacagCTTGCACCTTTTAGAAACGAATGCACTATTGTATAGCATTACTGCCTCCGAAACTTGAAGCTCAATATGCGTGTAGATTttcaataattctaaatcaattaactatcTCAGAATATTCACTTTATGGGCaaggtaagttatgccctggaggcatatgaggtatatatatatatatatatatatatatatatatatatatatatatatatatatggctgtgagttgtcagtttagtatagatatactgatatatattccttaaagatCTAGTAATCTTTAATTAATTGaagtttaaaaagttaaattatttaaacctattttgtttatttaaatcatacaataaataacctaGTCAGTGAGATcaaatgagtagggctgacaacccccatgccttcgtAAGAcgagaacataatttgcactttactgaaaacagaatacatttaaaatgtttttacttgtttaaaatcttttttttattagatatatGAAAGGAAAGTCCTCCCTCTTGCACCCCAATTGCAGCACGAGtgtctagttccttttttaagagtaagaagagatttttttttttttttcaagcttagacattttccaaacgcacccagtcaaaattttgagacagctattttgttcagcatagtagaacggtccggCAACTCtttctttagggatattaggcatgtcaaccccgccccccacaattatgcaattggcccgttatactttaaaactaaatgttgctttaaaataaatcaaaaggcattgtgtttatggttgccattAAGACActtcagcaatatatcgagaacgactgggagtattaagttgaaacttttgtgggtactactattactacttctgctcttgcaatttaaatgaataaaaagagtATATGTgtgtccaggttgtcaaagagcatagatagaatctctCGGGAATgttatcaagttttatttttcaagtcattttcaagagctataaaagtaaattaaaaattctgtttttgtcAGGATTAGAAAGTGtttaaaagtttctccaacatacaaatagccaCCCATACTATGT contains:
- the LOC136043485 gene encoding E3 SUMO-protein ligase RanBP2-like; protein product: MVERPDIKAACSAEEKKKEETAKPNVFAGFTFGSPKLNELKPEDKTELKSDNGKKKSEEVTLTSILKGKDDTLKAGESTGMLFSSLTGSTEATCFKKTDDFKGFPGQGAPVFGKPKKEPTPLAAFPGSMERKAEAPEEEVSEEFVPTAEFKPVIPLPDLVEVKTGEDEETVLFSNRGILYRFDADTKEWKEKGRGDFKVLRHQKTGKVRFLMRREQVLKICCNHLITPELELMPMNNSDKAFVWYALDYSEGEMKEEKLALRFKLPDTAKELKQVVDKVKEELAKPSGEAEKPEAVEKDKSVEKLVQSLDKFKPAAGTWECSGCFCRNPGEVTQCPACLTMKPSAVAASKFRIGTAGTPTPGGFVFGVIPETAEQAAPTTAPFSVFDTPGKIGAGTAFSFTMKPTEGRKFIVFPFHFMLILT